In Candidatus Nomurabacteria bacterium, a genomic segment contains:
- a CDS encoding YvcK family protein produces MIQQVSALSGKRVVCIGAGTGQANILRALASGGKQLEGLIGIVSVTDNGGHSGVLRTEFHIPQVGDGKQCLLALAPESAERDRLATRNSDGTSPANTRLARLTNQHGIARAFDIFRVDLGCQGQVLPATESNVHIRASLEDGSIVTGEWEIIKRDPRIPIKQMSLSVDAPAYSGSLEAIRQADVIIIAPGSFHTGLVSALLPAGMREAFHASQAQVIQVINLMTQPGLTDDWDAEQHVRQLHPYCGREPDVVIVNSGSIPEEVLQHYGALGSRPVIFNGARQHFPQVRFVELDLVPSQFSGNGDRAGNFAKWTHLLTHSSGRLLAAIEAAVDA; encoded by the coding sequence ATGATTCAGCAAGTTTCCGCCTTGAGCGGCAAGCGCGTCGTCTGCATCGGTGCAGGAACCGGACAGGCGAACATCTTGAGAGCGCTCGCCAGCGGCGGAAAGCAGCTGGAGGGCCTCATTGGCATCGTATCAGTCACTGACAATGGTGGGCATAGTGGAGTGCTTCGTACTGAGTTCCATATCCCACAGGTAGGTGACGGGAAGCAGTGTTTGTTGGCCTTGGCTCCAGAGAGTGCTGAGCGAGATCGTCTCGCAACGCGCAATTCTGATGGCACATCGCCAGCCAACACACGTTTGGCACGACTCACTAATCAGCACGGGATCGCCCGAGCCTTTGACATCTTCAGGGTTGATCTGGGTTGTCAGGGTCAGGTGTTGCCTGCGACCGAATCGAATGTGCACATCCGGGCAAGCCTGGAGGACGGAAGCATCGTGACTGGAGAGTGGGAGATCATCAAGCGTGATCCTCGCATTCCAATCAAGCAGATGAGCTTGTCTGTTGATGCGCCGGCCTACTCTGGTAGTCTGGAAGCGATTCGACAAGCTGATGTCATCATTATTGCCCCTGGATCATTTCATACCGGTTTGGTGAGCGCCTTGCTGCCAGCTGGGATGCGCGAAGCATTTCATGCTTCACAAGCGCAAGTGATTCAGGTCATTAACTTGATGACACAGCCGGGATTGACCGATGACTGGGATGCGGAGCAGCACGTTCGACAGCTTCATCCGTATTGCGGACGCGAGCCGGATGTGGTCATTGTCAATTCGGGTTCTATTCCCGAGGAAGTGTTGCAGCACTATGGAGCACTCGGCTCTCGGCCAGTGATCTTCAACGGTGCCCGTCAGCATTTCCCGCAAGTTCGCTTCGTGGAGCTTGACTTGGTTCCTTCGCAGTTCTCAGGGAATGGCGATCGAGCTGGCAACTTTGCCAAGTGGACGCATTTGCTCACTCACAGTTCAGGTCGTTTGTTGGCTGCTATCGAGGCAGCTGTTGACGCCTGA
- a CDS encoding TrmB family transcriptional regulator — protein MQIGTLLEKIGLDEKEIAIYLALLKSGPAPVRKIALDAKINRGTTYDILKGLLQLGVVSYFHQDQHKHFVCEDPIVLEKVLAEQRQSLITTSEELAEALPELRSMYARGDEKPVVRYYEAYRGVKTVLEDLIAVVAQQDVKEYAVYSSSTIRPYLHRAWPDFTKQRIAAGIRVKVIAIGEGGELHGLDQRRWLRKEEGAPTYTILYGAKIAMITVGENKEPRGIIIEDQAITSTQQNIFSALWKTLQ, from the coding sequence ATGCAAATCGGAACATTATTAGAAAAAATCGGCCTGGATGAAAAGGAAATTGCCATCTACCTTGCCTTATTGAAGTCAGGGCCAGCACCTGTCCGAAAGATTGCTCTTGACGCAAAAATTAATCGTGGTACAACCTATGACATCCTGAAGGGCTTGCTTCAGTTGGGTGTGGTGAGCTACTTCCATCAGGATCAGCATAAGCATTTTGTCTGCGAGGATCCGATAGTATTAGAAAAAGTGCTCGCTGAACAACGTCAGTCGCTCATTACCACAAGTGAAGAACTAGCTGAAGCGTTGCCGGAGCTGCGTTCAATGTATGCTCGGGGTGATGAGAAGCCGGTAGTTCGCTACTATGAAGCTTATCGAGGGGTGAAAACGGTGCTCGAAGATCTTATTGCTGTGGTTGCTCAGCAGGATGTGAAAGAGTACGCGGTGTATTCCTCTTCCACCATCCGTCCTTATCTTCACCGAGCATGGCCTGATTTTACCAAACAGCGTATCGCCGCTGGTATTCGAGTGAAGGTCATTGCTATTGGTGAAGGTGGCGAGCTGCACGGACTTGATCAGCGTCGTTGGTTACGCAAAGAGGAAGGAGCGCCAACCTATACCATACTCTATGGTGCAAAGATTGCCATGATTACCGTGGGGGAGAATAAAGAGCCACGCGGGATAATTATTGAAGATCAGGCCATTACTTCAACTCAGCAGAATATCTTTTCTGCATTATGGAAAACATTGCAGTAG
- a CDS encoding 6-phosphofructokinase: MTHKKTILVLTGGGITPALNATLYGVITSAQKSGHTILGGISGWKSVLQGGKHIDLSTVDVSSIQKIGGTILRSSRTNLFAIENGVAQVKQTIANNNIDVIIAIGGDDTLGACERLVREHNIQAIGIPKTIDNDLYGTYWSPGYPSAASHVAHIAEHIRRDAAYALRRAFVIETYGMKSGWLTAAAGLGKADVILTPEREVNTEHVLNTIYERYEANGSYAVIAVAENTQFSDSVEGEEYDAADTFGHKRQNHISIALRRIIKKQLNIDSRVIMPGNIVQSGEPTPIDGETATALGRQAIAMIENEDYGHIPSIEVDQKNLAVTIGKRPLSEVVSHEGPRKIDDEMFDFANYQVKPAFLEYLKPMQIHPHTPEEYIALQEKIRAIE, translated from the coding sequence ATGACGCATAAAAAAACAATTCTCGTTCTTACTGGTGGAGGCATTACTCCAGCCCTCAACGCCACCTTGTACGGAGTTATCACTAGTGCCCAAAAAAGTGGGCATACTATACTCGGAGGTATCTCAGGATGGAAATCTGTGCTTCAAGGTGGAAAACACATTGATCTCAGCACAGTAGACGTATCATCAATCCAAAAAATCGGTGGTACTATTCTACGCTCAAGTCGCACAAATCTTTTTGCTATTGAGAATGGTGTTGCGCAAGTGAAGCAAACGATTGCCAACAATAACATTGATGTCATCATTGCGATCGGTGGAGATGATACGCTTGGCGCCTGCGAACGTTTAGTGCGCGAGCATAATATTCAAGCTATCGGCATCCCAAAAACAATTGATAACGATCTCTACGGCACTTATTGGTCGCCGGGTTATCCTAGCGCCGCTTCGCATGTTGCCCATATTGCTGAACACATTCGCCGTGACGCTGCCTATGCGCTTCGTCGTGCCTTTGTTATCGAAACCTATGGCATGAAATCCGGCTGGCTCACTGCCGCGGCTGGACTAGGAAAGGCTGATGTAATTCTTACACCTGAAAGGGAAGTTAACACTGAGCATGTGTTAAATACTATTTACGAGCGCTACGAAGCAAACGGTAGCTACGCCGTAATCGCGGTTGCTGAAAACACCCAATTCTCTGACTCAGTGGAAGGCGAGGAATATGATGCGGCTGACACCTTTGGACATAAACGACAAAACCATATTTCTATTGCGCTGCGCCGTATTATTAAGAAGCAGCTTAACATCGACTCTCGCGTCATTATGCCAGGCAACATCGTACAGTCTGGTGAACCTACTCCGATTGATGGAGAAACTGCTACCGCACTTGGACGACAGGCGATCGCTATGATTGAAAATGAAGACTACGGGCATATCCCGAGCATTGAAGTTGATCAGAAAAACCTTGCGGTCACCATTGGGAAACGACCACTTTCCGAAGTAGTCAGTCATGAGGGCCCGAGAAAAATAGACGATGAAATGTTTGACTTTGCAAACTATCAAGTGAAGCCTGCCTTCCTCGAATACCTTAAGCCAATGCAAATTCATCCTCATACACCAGAGGAATACATTGCCTTGCAAGAAAAGATTCGGGCGATTGAATAA
- a CDS encoding carbohydrate kinase family protein, which translates to MSRTVLVGFSANMEMAVSGFDGTSDVVKQQVAASDFDLIAAGSSFNVARALLRSGQLVKLLCTVGDDRYAGYLEAELRRLELDAFPLPLRERTNITVSLSAKDGAQRIIAGKGNYLPDAMERGAELIRRQVDQVRPHMTVGTGVQIADAPLVLAMFEAGGRQAAPSMNILNPGISLVYELSNELEERRRHTALRQLLSCTDLLAVNEEEEAHLLRGFGFSTVSELQAIGQGRHMEVLVTRGPKGATLYNGGEQSINGEVFADTPIKDLTGAGDTFLSCYIGALLDGKSKSEALRWAAAGAAITISRLGGSSVPSRDEITQFLAQRETVA; encoded by the coding sequence ATGTCTCGAACTGTTTTGGTTGGCTTTAGTGCCAACATGGAAATGGCGGTCTCTGGTTTTGATGGGACAAGCGACGTGGTGAAGCAACAGGTTGCAGCAAGTGACTTTGACTTGATTGCAGCAGGTTCTTCGTTCAACGTCGCGCGCGCACTGCTTCGTAGCGGGCAGTTGGTCAAGCTGCTGTGTACGGTCGGTGATGATCGCTACGCCGGCTACCTCGAAGCCGAGCTGCGTAGGCTGGAGTTGGATGCTTTTCCTCTCCCTTTGCGGGAAAGGACGAACATCACGGTCAGTCTCTCAGCCAAGGACGGTGCACAACGCATCATCGCTGGAAAGGGCAACTATCTTCCGGACGCGATGGAGCGTGGTGCGGAGTTGATTCGCCGACAGGTGGATCAAGTTCGTCCTCACATGACTGTGGGTACGGGTGTCCAGATCGCAGATGCGCCTCTGGTGCTGGCGATGTTTGAAGCGGGTGGTCGTCAAGCTGCTCCGTCGATGAACATTCTGAATCCCGGGATCAGTCTGGTGTATGAGCTCAGTAATGAGCTCGAAGAACGTCGTCGCCACACAGCCCTGCGTCAGCTTCTCTCTTGCACCGACCTCTTGGCCGTGAACGAGGAAGAAGAAGCGCATTTGCTCCGAGGCTTCGGCTTCAGTACGGTGAGCGAGCTCCAAGCCATTGGGCAGGGCCGGCATATGGAGGTCTTGGTTACTCGAGGCCCCAAAGGTGCCACTCTGTACAACGGTGGAGAACAGAGCATCAACGGCGAAGTGTTTGCTGATACGCCGATCAAGGATTTGACCGGCGCCGGTGACACCTTCCTGTCCTGTTACATCGGGGCACTGCTCGATGGCAAGTCCAAGTCAGAAGCCCTGCGTTGGGCCGCGGCTGGAGCAGCTATTACGATCAGTCGTCTCGGGGGATCCTCGGTCCCTTCGCGTGACGAAATCACGCAGTTCCTTGCGCAGCGGGAAACCGTTGCCTAG
- a CDS encoding NTP transferase domain-containing protein: MERQRLTITLKQDILDKLDATIDGARIRNRSHAIEYHLGKVLGSRIQKALILAGGRGVNMRPFTYEMPKAMIPVHGKPILEHTVTSLRDSGIRNLIIYIGHLGERIKEHFGDGSGFGVSIQYVEEGKSEGTATPLRAAAHLLKDSPFLMLYGDVLIDVDFNEFVDYHLESKALATLAITSVSQPSEYGVVKMHGSKIVEFLQKPERSSRLSHLIFTGVSVMQPKVLDYVPASGSSMLEADVFPQLAKEKKLVGYLFEGQWFDIGTPEVYEQALKEWPVKK; the protein is encoded by the coding sequence ATGGAACGACAACGCCTCACTATCACCTTAAAACAAGACATTCTCGATAAGCTCGATGCCACCATTGATGGTGCGCGTATCCGAAACCGTTCCCATGCGATTGAATATCACCTGGGCAAGGTCCTCGGCTCACGTATTCAGAAGGCATTGATCTTGGCTGGTGGACGAGGCGTGAATATGCGTCCATTCACGTATGAGATGCCAAAGGCGATGATTCCAGTGCATGGCAAGCCGATCTTGGAACACACCGTGACGTCGCTGCGTGATAGTGGCATCCGCAACCTGATCATTTACATTGGACACTTAGGCGAACGCATCAAAGAACATTTTGGTGACGGATCTGGCTTTGGCGTTTCCATTCAGTATGTGGAAGAAGGTAAGTCCGAGGGTACTGCGACACCATTGCGTGCAGCCGCACACCTTCTGAAAGATAGTCCCTTCCTTATGCTCTATGGTGACGTGCTCATTGATGTCGACTTTAACGAGTTTGTTGATTACCACCTGGAGAGTAAGGCATTAGCCACATTGGCAATTACTAGCGTGAGTCAGCCATCAGAGTATGGTGTGGTAAAGATGCACGGAAGCAAGATTGTCGAATTCCTGCAGAAGCCAGAACGATCAAGTCGCTTGTCACACCTCATTTTTACCGGTGTGTCAGTCATGCAGCCAAAAGTGCTTGACTATGTACCGGCCAGCGGGTCAAGTATGCTAGAGGCGGACGTGTTTCCGCAGCTCGCCAAGGAAAAGAAACTCGTCGGATATTTATTTGAAGGACAGTGGTTCGATATTGGAACCCCAGAGGTGTACGAGCAAGCCCTAAAAGAGTGGCCAGTGAAAAAGTAA
- a CDS encoding NTP transferase domain-containing protein — protein sequence MGTKSLKPLYEINGKTTLERILDTLDKLGSDILTPILVVRPDTKKIYQEKFSKRAKIITASAKGTGYAVRAAQKTAAKAKHILPLYGDHPFIQANTLKQLIRFHRNHGEVLTMMTVEVPSYRGIYEGCKSFGRIIRDKRNRVLEIREAHECSPAQLRIREVNPALYLMNAPWVWNALARIPKHPNGEYFLPDVLKIAAEDKLPYKVLKTQDALSAMGYNTPEDLERLVFFAQKKEKKG from the coding sequence ATGGGGACAAAATCTTTGAAACCTCTCTATGAGATTAATGGGAAAACAACCCTTGAGCGGATTTTAGATACTCTGGATAAGCTCGGGTCAGATATTCTTACGCCTATACTTGTCGTCCGTCCTGATACAAAAAAAATATATCAAGAAAAATTTAGCAAGCGGGCAAAGATTATTACCGCTTCAGCCAAGGGCACGGGATACGCAGTACGCGCAGCTCAAAAAACTGCTGCCAAGGCAAAACATATTCTTCCCTTGTACGGCGATCATCCTTTTATTCAGGCAAATACTTTGAAACAGCTTATTCGCTTTCATCGTAATCATGGCGAAGTGCTTACCATGATGACAGTTGAAGTGCCAAGCTATCGAGGAATATATGAAGGGTGTAAGTCATTCGGCCGCATCATTCGAGATAAGCGGAATCGTGTTCTTGAGATACGAGAGGCGCATGAGTGTAGCCCAGCCCAGCTCCGAATACGGGAAGTGAATCCCGCGCTCTACTTAATGAATGCCCCATGGGTGTGGAACGCGTTAGCTCGAATCCCGAAACATCCAAATGGAGAGTATTTCCTGCCTGATGTGCTGAAAATAGCTGCAGAAGATAAGTTGCCTTATAAAGTCCTCAAAACACAAGACGCCTTATCAGCTATGGGGTATAACACCCCAGAAGATCTAGAAAGGCTAGTATTTTTTGCTCAGAAAAAAGAGAAAAAAGGCTAA